From Pedobacter sp. MC2016-14:
TGCCTGATCAATAGCCGCCTGTCTTCTTCCTGTTATGATAACGGTTGCGCCTAACGCTTTAAGTAGCTTTGCTGTTCCGTAACCCATACCACTGTTCCCGCCGGTAATCACCGCTATCTTATTTTCAAATTTTTTCATGATCTTTTTGTTATCATGCAAAGGTATCCTATAATTGCTATACATTTGTAAGCAGTATAAAAAAGTATAGCAGCTATTTAGTATGGTAAAAAACATTGAGGAAGCTACAAGTAAAGAACTTGCCGCTCTGCTTGATACAATCTACGTCATTGGCGGTAAGTGGAAAATGCCCATCATATTTGCGATATGTAAAGGTCATCAGCATCGTTTCAGGGAGTTAGAACGCAGTATCACCGGGATCACATCACGAATGCTCTCTCTGGAACTCAAAGAAATGGAACTGAATAAACTCGTCACCAGGACTGTTTATCCTGAAACTCCTGTACGTATCGAATATGAGATCACCGAATATTGCAAAACACTGGTACCGATGCTACAGTCAATGATAGATTGGGGAATGATTCATCGACAGAAAATTAAGGAAAATTGATTAGTTATTAAAAATGAAGATAATCTGTAACGGCTGTTACAGATAGATATGCCGATAACACTAAATGATCAC
This genomic window contains:
- a CDS encoding helix-turn-helix domain-containing protein, producing MVKNIEEATSKELAALLDTIYVIGGKWKMPIIFAICKGHQHRFRELERSITGITSRMLSLELKEMELNKLVTRTVYPETPVRIEYEITEYCKTLVPMLQSMIDWGMIHRQKIKEN